Proteins from one Lacrimispora sphenoides genomic window:
- a CDS encoding ABC transporter permease has protein sequence MMSLLVFKERLKEFYARYEIYITPVIKFLFSLLAFSLMNKNIGFMTKLTEPYIPLVLALVCSFLPYGAISFLAACFMLAHLSGISLEITLVMAVFIVVAGLLYYGFQPGDSYLLVLTPVFFLLKIPYAIPLIVGLSGSAISVIPVSCGVFIYYTLLYVKQNAGVLTNDMSVDEIVKFMQLMKVLLSNKLMLVMVTAFALSLVVVAVTRSLSMDYSWIIAIVAGTIAQLGVIFVGDIVADVSVSVIGLLVGILFSIVIAGIYTFFVFAVDYSRTEYVQFEDDDYYYYVKAVPKLTVSAPDVKVQKINARKLQRPQR, from the coding sequence TGATCAAATTTCTATTCAGTCTCCTGGCGTTTTCTCTGATGAATAAGAATATTGGCTTTATGACAAAGCTAACGGAGCCATACATTCCATTAGTACTGGCTCTGGTATGCTCTTTTTTGCCCTATGGAGCCATCTCCTTTCTGGCGGCATGCTTTATGCTTGCCCATCTGTCGGGAATTTCCCTTGAGATCACTCTGGTCATGGCTGTTTTTATTGTGGTGGCAGGACTTCTTTATTACGGATTCCAGCCGGGTGACAGTTATCTGCTGGTGCTGACCCCGGTATTTTTCCTGTTAAAGATCCCTTATGCGATCCCTTTGATCGTAGGGCTTTCAGGGAGCGCCATATCTGTGATACCGGTAAGCTGCGGTGTATTTATTTATTATACGCTTTTATATGTGAAGCAGAATGCAGGAGTGCTGACCAACGATATGTCGGTGGATGAAATCGTTAAATTCATGCAGCTCATGAAGGTTCTGCTGTCTAATAAGCTGATGCTTGTGATGGTTACGGCGTTTGCCCTTTCTCTTGTAGTGGTGGCGGTTACCCGTAGCTTATCCATGGATTATTCCTGGATCATTGCCATTGTGGCAGGTACCATTGCACAGCTTGGTGTAATTTTTGTGGGAGATATCGTTGCAGATGTATCGGTATCGGTTATCGGACTCCTGGTAGGAATCCTGTTTTCCATCGTAATTGCAGGGATTTATACATTTTTTGTCTTTGCAGTGGATTATTCCAGGACAGAATACGTACAATTTGAAGATGATGATTATTATTATTACGTCAAGGCAGTTCCTAAACTGACAGTCAGCGCGCCTGACGTGAAAGTTCAGAAAATCAATGCCAGAAAGCTCCAAAGGCCGCAGAGGTAG